A DNA window from Maribellus comscasis contains the following coding sequences:
- a CDS encoding FKBP-type peptidyl-prolyl cis-trans isomerase: MKQVRDKMKIFRISGLLSVVILIVLSSCNDDNNGYERMRKKELEILDAYITEHDYTDFRKPSGLYYIETEVGTGDSIQVGDQVQIFYSTWALIASDSITLIDESQGYSLGQRYEPYEFIVGEGSAISGLEEAATYMQKGTKASLVMPSEIAYGQSGTYGVSGFTTLLMEVEVYKIFRAEVPGESEE; this comes from the coding sequence ATGAAACAAGTAAGAGATAAAATGAAGATTTTTCGTATTTCCGGTTTGTTATCGGTCGTAATTTTGATAGTTCTTTCTTCATGTAACGACGATAATAATGGCTATGAAAGAATGAGAAAGAAAGAACTGGAAATTTTAGATGCGTATATTACAGAACACGACTACACGGATTTTCGAAAACCATCTGGTTTGTATTACATTGAAACAGAGGTTGGAACAGGTGATTCGATACAGGTAGGTGATCAGGTTCAGATTTTTTATTCCACCTGGGCATTGATAGCCAGTGATTCGATCACATTGATTGATGAAAGTCAAGGTTATTCGCTTGGGCAAAGGTATGAACCTTACGAGTTTATTGTAGGAGAGGGGAGTGCTATTTCGGGCCTGGAAGAAGCAGCGACTTATATGCAAAAAGGCACAAAAGCAAGCTTGGTGATGCCTTCGGAAATAGCCTACGGACAAAGTGGAACCTATGGCGTTTCCGGTTTTACCACTTTATTAATGGAGGTTGAAGTTTATAAAATTTTCCGCGCCGAAGTGCCTGGAGAGTCTGAAGAATAG
- a CDS encoding NUDIX domain-containing protein, translated as MGRAELLKKLLPGFIPLFVFIAADEIWGTKIGLFVAVGTGVAEMTWVGLREKRFDKFILFDTILLIALGAVSILLNNDIFFKLKPGLIELVLVAVLAVSAFSSVNIVGLMSQRYLKGTSFNEAQATQMRKTLKSLFYIFLGHTVLVFYATFFMSKEAWAFISGGLFYILFGVYFLYEFLKQKRQQKQLTTEEWVPLVDEEGKVVGQAPRSHVHNGSKLLHPVVHMHVINRNKAILLQKRPPDKLIQPDKWDTAVGGHISAGENLEQALKKEAFEEIGLEKFSAKLQKVYKWESKEEVELVYFFTTFDSKNFNVHSEEVVEARFWTVKQIEKQIGTGTFTPNFEYEFELLKKIKLL; from the coding sequence ATGGGTAGAGCAGAACTCCTGAAAAAGCTGCTTCCGGGTTTTATTCCTCTTTTTGTTTTTATTGCAGCTGATGAAATTTGGGGAACAAAAATTGGCTTGTTTGTAGCCGTGGGAACAGGAGTCGCTGAAATGACGTGGGTAGGGCTCAGAGAAAAGCGGTTTGATAAGTTTATCCTTTTTGACACCATTCTTTTGATCGCCCTTGGAGCGGTCTCCATTCTACTCAATAACGATATCTTTTTTAAGCTAAAGCCAGGATTAATCGAATTGGTATTGGTTGCCGTGCTTGCTGTTTCAGCTTTTTCATCGGTCAACATTGTCGGATTGATGAGCCAGCGATATCTGAAAGGCACCTCTTTTAATGAAGCGCAGGCTACCCAAATGCGAAAAACGCTGAAATCGCTATTTTATATTTTCCTCGGGCATACGGTTTTGGTTTTTTATGCTACTTTTTTTATGAGCAAAGAAGCCTGGGCTTTTATAAGTGGCGGATTGTTTTATATTCTTTTTGGAGTTTATTTTCTGTATGAATTTTTAAAACAAAAACGACAACAAAAACAATTGACCACTGAAGAGTGGGTTCCTCTGGTTGATGAAGAAGGAAAAGTAGTGGGACAGGCTCCGCGAAGCCATGTGCATAATGGAAGTAAACTTTTGCATCCGGTAGTGCATATGCACGTAATTAACCGGAACAAGGCAATCCTTCTGCAGAAGCGACCACCTGATAAACTGATTCAGCCGGATAAATGGGATACGGCAGTTGGAGGCCATATTTCGGCCGGCGAAAATTTAGAACAGGCACTTAAAAAAGAAGCTTTTGAAGAAATTGGTTTGGAAAAGTTTTCAGCCAAACTGCAAAAGGTGTACAAATGGGAATCAAAAGAGGAAGTTGAGCTGGTTTATTTTTTTACCACTTTTGATTCTAAAAATTTCAACGTACATTCCGAAGAAGTGGTTGAAGCCCGTTTCTGGACTGTAAAACAGATCGAAAAACAGATAGGAACAGGAACTTTTACTCCAAATTTTGAATATGAATTTGAGTTGTTAAAAAAAATAAAACTGCTGTAA
- a CDS encoding ester cyclase, translating to MKTHIKLFTLFCCSIFFVNVSSAQNQKTVLNSKIAESFIATLNHQNYNQFESLFSENASYEEICSGRFYQGKTAIKNYIVATVEGMPDSKFEIVSIVANENQAVVEWVWKGTNSVGWPQMSIPATNKTMSLKGISIMQIENAKIIKNKDYWDWNSLMKGIGVE from the coding sequence ATGAAGACACATATAAAGCTGTTTACTCTTTTCTGCTGCAGTATATTTTTTGTAAATGTCAGTAGTGCCCAAAATCAGAAGACTGTTCTGAATTCCAAAATCGCCGAATCATTTATTGCAACATTAAATCATCAAAATTATAACCAGTTCGAGTCGCTGTTCTCTGAAAATGCAAGCTATGAGGAAATATGTTCCGGCAGATTTTACCAGGGAAAAACTGCGATTAAAAACTATATTGTTGCGACAGTTGAAGGAATGCCAGACTCAAAATTTGAAATTGTATCGATTGTTGCAAATGAAAATCAGGCTGTTGTTGAATGGGTTTGGAAAGGTACAAACTCAGTTGGCTGGCCACAAATGTCAATTCCGGCTACTAACAAAACAATGAGTTTAAAAGGTATATCCATTATGCAAATTGAGAATGCAAAAATCATTAAAAACAAAGATTATTGGGACTGGAATTCTTTGATGAAAGGGATAGGAGTTGAATAA
- a CDS encoding transposase has translation MKGYGKKPMMILTSLQVKRNKGGIKHIIQSYIKRWSIEETIRFIKQTYDLENIRVLKYRRLQNMMALLLAVFYFIAVILDQSNKLTIMAGHILKSAKRVFGIPDFKYYALGDGISNIFKRCPGKLSDFYRNKADPQLNFIF, from the coding sequence GTGAAAGGTTATGGCAAGAAGCCAATGATGATATTGACTTCTCTGCAAGTAAAAAGAAATAAAGGGGGTATAAAACACATAATCCAATCCTATATCAAACGTTGGAGTATTGAAGAAACTATCCGCTTTATAAAACAAACATACGATTTAGAAAATATCAGGGTACTAAAATACAGACGGTTGCAAAATATGATGGCTTTATTGCTTGCTGTTTTCTATTTTATTGCTGTAATTCTTGACCAATCAAATAAACTTACTATTATGGCAGGGCATATATTAAAAAGCGCCAAAAGGGTTTTTGGGATACCAGATTTTAAATACTATGCATTGGGAGATGGGATAAGTAATATTTTTAAACGTTGTCCAGGCAAATTATCTGATTTTTATCGTAATAAAGCTGATCCGCAACTTAATTTTATTTTCTGA
- a CDS encoding IS66 family transposase, with product MAEKFNHTLPKSPMGEALQYTIPRWDNLLAYLYDGHLEIDNNLVENAIRPNALGRKNYLFAGSHEGAQRAAMFYSFFGTCKKNDVNPFEWLRDVLERISTHKANKLNELLPQNWKNLRKQTTLQ from the coding sequence ATGGCAGAGAAATTTAATCACACCCTGCCCAAAAGCCCTATGGGTGAAGCGTTACAATATACTATCCCCCGGTGGGACAATCTGCTGGCTTACCTTTATGACGGGCACCTGGAAATAGACAATAACCTGGTAGAAAATGCGATAAGGCCCAATGCGCTCGGCCGAAAAAACTATCTGTTCGCCGGGTCACATGAGGGGGCTCAACGGGCAGCCATGTTTTACTCGTTTTTTGGTACTTGCAAAAAGAATGATGTCAACCCCTTTGAGTGGCTAAGAGATGTATTGGAAAGGATATCGACTCATAAAGCCAACAAGCTAAATGAACTACTGCCCCAGAATTGGAAAAACCTTAGGAAACAAACTACCCTACAATAA
- a CDS encoding IS66 family transposase zinc-finger binding domain-containing protein produces MSGKGNVTKTITYTREKKGRKNHPGRIPLPDHLPVEEIVLEPEEDTTGMKCIGREVTDQLELVPAKFFIKRFIRPKYIRNINTYRRHCPTARLPY; encoded by the coding sequence ATGTCCGGAAAAGGAAACGTTACCAAAACAATAACATATACCCGTGAGAAGAAGGGCCGAAAAAACCATCCTGGACGTATACCCTTACCCGACCACTTGCCAGTGGAAGAAATCGTCCTTGAACCGGAAGAAGATACCACCGGAATGAAGTGCATTGGCAGGGAAGTTACCGACCAACTGGAACTTGTTCCGGCAAAATTTTTTATCAAAAGATTTATCCGGCCCAAATACATCAGAAACATTAACACATACAGGCGTCATTGCCCCACTGCCAGACTTCCCTATTGA
- the tnpB gene encoding IS66 family insertion sequence element accessory protein TnpB (TnpB, as the term is used for proteins encoded by IS66 family insertion elements, is considered an accessory protein, since TnpC, encoded by a neighboring gene, is a DDE family transposase.), which translates to MFALSSENQFHLYSQPTDMRKSFDGLSGLVQNILGRNPCNGDVFIFINKRRDKVKLLHWQGAGFILYYKRLGKGTFELPRYNFSGGSIVLDYAKLVMIIDGLSIKNVRKRKRYQNNNIYP; encoded by the coding sequence ATGTTTGCCCTGTCATCCGAAAATCAGTTTCATTTGTACAGCCAGCCCACCGACATGCGTAAAAGTTTCGATGGTCTGAGTGGCCTGGTACAAAATATTCTTGGCCGGAATCCCTGTAACGGCGATGTGTTTATCTTTATCAATAAACGCCGCGATAAGGTAAAACTGCTCCACTGGCAGGGGGCCGGCTTTATTTTATATTACAAGCGCCTGGGAAAAGGGACTTTTGAACTTCCCCGGTACAATTTTTCGGGCGGAAGTATTGTCCTGGATTATGCCAAACTGGTGATGATTATCGATGGATTGAGCATTAAAAATGTCCGGAAAAGGAAACGTTACCAAAACAATAACATATACCCGTGA
- the tnpA gene encoding IS66 family insertion sequence element accessory protein TnpA gives MRKNQKYSKEEMYLAIELWQESGLSQIKFCSREKLSVKTFSYWYKKYKKENRLSVEQNKETPDAFIPVEVSSDRTTAAGKESYGRTELSFPNGVQLSFPAGIDIGQLKSLINL, from the coding sequence ATGCGAAAGAATCAGAAGTATAGTAAAGAGGAGATGTACCTGGCCATAGAGTTATGGCAGGAAAGTGGGTTATCTCAGATTAAGTTTTGTTCCCGTGAAAAGCTCTCGGTAAAAACATTTAGCTACTGGTATAAAAAATACAAGAAAGAAAACAGACTTTCGGTTGAGCAGAACAAAGAAACTCCTGATGCATTTATCCCTGTAGAAGTTTCCAGTGACAGAACGACAGCGGCCGGAAAAGAAAGTTATGGCCGGACAGAGCTATCTTTTCCCAATGGGGTTCAACTGAGTTTTCCGGCTGGGATTGATATCGGACAGTTGAAAAGCCTGATAAACCTTTAG
- a CDS encoding transposase, with translation MVPPKVSISDLMDILKGRTAIQVINKFKDLKQKQYWGSHL, from the coding sequence ATGGTTCCTCCCAAAGTTTCCATATCTGATTTGATGGATATTTTGAAGGGCCGGACAGCTATTCAGGTAATTAACAAGTTTAAGGACCTGAAACAAAAACAATATTGGGGCAGTCATTTGTGA
- a CDS encoding sulfatase-like hydrolase/transferase — translation MKKLKICSGKIVYGISYRRVSFLVRNLIALFLLVNVSSFANANSKRKPNILYIFTDDQSIRTLSCYPEAHPWIRTPNIDKLAEKGVRFSTCYTGAKCVPSRGNALTGMLQHNYDKSTTYWPVEFRKQGYYTGMIGKWHWNVPRHKETWDWSAVYEHYLPGNSHNYYWDQSLRINGDTLLKLEKYSTDAYTDMTLEFLKERAKEKDRPWYFWLCYGGVHGPHTPADRHIGSYENTPEVKNPKDIFAPRPDKPEHMVNLETFKKDPVTGKPMKKNRTLDSWVKQYNEAVRSIDEGIGKIMTTLEETGQLENTIVVFTSDQGYAWGQHGYNLKIAPYDANLLAPLIFVKPNDFPQNKVCDIPVNGTDIIATFHSMCNIQPSQKLDGRDLTELIYKPEADFWNNEPMVQLYTGLIYGNDTIKSELEKAHKTGDWSKFIVHRNTRTKAWMMLQTGKYKYVRYIYKDYIEELYDLENDPEELTNLAVKPEYKVRLRKMRKQLLKEFRAKNCRFLDLLPEPVEKNI, via the coding sequence ATGAAAAAACTAAAAATTTGTTCCGGTAAAATTGTATATGGCATTAGCTATAGAAGAGTTTCTTTTTTAGTAAGAAACTTAATTGCACTATTTTTACTGGTAAACGTCTCCTCATTTGCAAATGCCAACTCAAAGAGGAAACCCAATATCCTTTATATTTTTACGGATGACCAGTCTATACGAACGTTAAGCTGTTATCCTGAAGCACACCCCTGGATCAGAACACCAAACATTGATAAACTTGCGGAGAAAGGAGTGCGTTTTAGCACGTGTTATACCGGTGCCAAATGTGTGCCTTCAAGGGGAAACGCCTTAACAGGAATGTTACAGCATAATTATGATAAATCTACAACCTACTGGCCTGTTGAGTTTAGGAAACAAGGGTATTATACCGGTATGATTGGAAAGTGGCACTGGAACGTACCCCGGCACAAAGAAACCTGGGATTGGTCGGCTGTGTATGAACATTATTTGCCTGGCAACAGTCACAATTATTATTGGGACCAAAGCTTGAGAATTAATGGCGATACATTATTAAAGCTTGAAAAATACAGTACAGACGCATATACCGATATGACTTTGGAATTTCTAAAAGAAAGAGCAAAAGAAAAAGACAGACCCTGGTATTTTTGGCTGTGCTATGGCGGTGTTCATGGTCCGCACACCCCTGCAGACAGGCATATTGGTTCTTATGAAAATACGCCTGAAGTTAAAAACCCAAAAGATATTTTTGCTCCACGTCCTGATAAACCGGAACATATGGTGAATCTGGAAACATTCAAAAAAGATCCTGTTACCGGAAAGCCAATGAAAAAAAACAGGACACTTGATAGTTGGGTGAAACAATACAACGAGGCAGTCAGGTCTATTGATGAAGGAATTGGAAAGATAATGACAACATTGGAAGAAACCGGTCAACTTGAAAACACAATTGTTGTTTTTACTTCTGACCAGGGGTATGCATGGGGACAACATGGCTATAACCTCAAAATCGCACCTTATGATGCCAACTTACTTGCACCTCTAATTTTTGTAAAACCCAATGATTTTCCTCAAAATAAGGTGTGCGATATTCCTGTAAACGGAACTGATATAATTGCAACTTTCCATTCTATGTGTAATATTCAACCTTCGCAAAAATTAGATGGCAGGGATTTAACAGAATTAATTTACAAGCCTGAAGCTGATTTCTGGAATAATGAGCCGATGGTTCAACTTTACACTGGTTTGATATACGGAAATGATACCATTAAAAGCGAACTGGAAAAAGCGCATAAAACTGGTGACTGGTCAAAATTTATTGTGCATAGAAATACACGAACAAAAGCGTGGATGATGTTACAAACAGGTAAGTATAAATATGTACGATACATTTATAAAGATTACATTGAAGAGTTGTATGATTTGGAAAATGATCCTGAGGAATTGACAAATCTTGCTGTTAAACCGGAATATAAAGTGAGATTAAGAAAAATGAGGAAACAACTGCTGAAAGAATTTAGAGCTAAAAACTGCCGGTTTCTGGATTTGCTTCCAGAGCCGGTTGAAAAAAATATATGA
- a CDS encoding sulfatase-like hydrolase/transferase, whose protein sequence is MWIVIEDASCHISCYGGKAIQTPNIDALAAEGVRFENAFVTAPVCSPSRSALVTGMYQNTIDAHNHRSQRSKGKGTNLAYVESFILPAEIPLASKLFEDEGYFVTNENINGKSGKEDYNFDNKIIYSGKSWKDCPKGKPFFTQIQLKGGKNRKTRANTEDFKLPPYYFEDSIMRNDWKEYLGSWLDTDENVKQIVADLKAAGVYENTLIFLLTDHGISHLRGKQFLYDEGIKVPLIVKFPNDRFKGTVRNDMVKHIDLLPSSLAFAGLQIPENIQGKNIFAKNYQKQEYIFSSRDRCDETTDIIRAVRTEKLKYIRNFLSYRPHAQRNQYKDQKEISKHTRELFALNKLNKLQAQFYNPTRPTEELYDLEKDPFEIHNLAFDPAYQAELKKLRSVLYNWMTQINDPGLIPEPYLEELGEKYGNKFIAMKQPQFKDINPRLIRIIEAGEKQNTPVLLGASISEEPAERYWAATWLGVNKITSAKRQLEALIKDTEPSVRIAANLALFKVEPDFNPIPTLSRELKNKNKIVGMYAMSAIDQTGILNDEARKIASEASQDSYEFTMRYGKYLLNK, encoded by the coding sequence TTGTGGATAGTAATAGAAGATGCTTCTTGTCATATTAGTTGTTATGGTGGAAAAGCAATTCAAACACCTAACATTGATGCTTTGGCTGCTGAAGGTGTTCGTTTTGAAAATGCTTTTGTAACTGCTCCTGTTTGCTCACCCTCACGTTCGGCATTGGTTACTGGCATGTATCAAAATACCATTGATGCACATAACCATCGCAGCCAGAGAAGTAAAGGAAAAGGGACAAATTTAGCGTATGTTGAAAGCTTTATTTTACCTGCTGAAATTCCATTGGCGAGCAAACTTTTTGAGGATGAAGGCTATTTTGTAACAAACGAAAATATAAACGGTAAATCGGGAAAAGAAGATTACAACTTTGATAATAAAATTATCTATTCTGGTAAAAGTTGGAAGGACTGCCCAAAAGGAAAACCATTCTTTACTCAAATTCAGTTAAAGGGAGGAAAGAACAGAAAAACAAGGGCGAATACAGAAGATTTTAAATTGCCTCCATACTATTTTGAAGATAGTATCATGCGTAATGATTGGAAGGAATATCTTGGCTCGTGGCTTGACACTGATGAGAATGTAAAACAAATTGTTGCCGATCTGAAAGCAGCGGGAGTATATGAAAATACACTTATTTTTTTGTTAACAGATCACGGGATTTCTCACCTGCGTGGTAAACAATTTCTTTATGATGAGGGAATTAAAGTACCGCTAATTGTAAAATTTCCAAATGACAGGTTTAAAGGAACTGTTCGCAATGATATGGTAAAACACATCGATTTATTGCCCAGTTCGCTGGCTTTTGCAGGTCTTCAAATTCCTGAAAACATTCAGGGTAAAAATATTTTTGCTAAGAATTATCAAAAGCAGGAATACATTTTTTCCAGCCGCGACCGTTGTGATGAAACAACAGATATCATCCGGGCGGTTCGAACAGAGAAGTTAAAATATATTCGCAATTTTCTAAGTTACAGGCCTCATGCACAACGCAATCAGTACAAAGATCAGAAAGAGATAAGTAAACACACAAGGGAACTCTTTGCGTTAAATAAGCTGAATAAATTACAAGCGCAGTTTTATAACCCGACACGACCAACAGAAGAATTATATGATTTGGAAAAAGACCCTTTTGAAATTCACAATCTGGCCTTTGATCCTGCTTATCAAGCTGAATTAAAAAAGCTAAGATCAGTACTTTACAATTGGATGACACAAATCAATGATCCCGGGCTAATTCCTGAACCTTATTTGGAGGAACTGGGAGAAAAATATGGCAACAAATTTATAGCCATGAAACAGCCTCAGTTTAAGGATATAAATCCTCGTTTAATTAGAATTATAGAGGCTGGAGAAAAACAAAATACCCCGGTTTTACTCGGAGCTTCAATTTCAGAAGAGCCTGCTGAGCGATATTGGGCTGCTACATGGCTGGGAGTTAATAAAATAACCTCAGCAAAAAGGCAACTGGAAGCTTTAATAAAAGATACAGAACCCAGCGTGCGCATTGCTGCAAATCTGGCACTATTTAAAGTCGAACCTGATTTTAATCCGATTCCTACTTTAAGCCGGGAGTTAAAGAATAAAAACAAAATTGTTGGAATGTATGCTATGAGCGCCATTGATCAGACGGGAATTTTAAATGATGAGGCCAGGAAAATAGCAAGTGAAGCTTCACAAGACAGTTATGAATTTACAATGCGTTATGGAAAATATTTGTTGAATAAGTAA
- a CDS encoding Gfo/Idh/MocA family protein, with protein sequence MAKRRDFIKKSAIGAAGIAIGGMGFSAKSYASIIGANDRITMAVIGIRGRGTSHIEAWCKLKDSHNIRLKTLCDVDEQFWGPRAQLVVDNGGEKPITEWDMHKVLADPDIDAVSFATPNHWHALGTVLACQAGKHVYVEKPASHNVWEGRKMIEAARKYNRRVQVGFQNRSKARVMEAIQFLHDGGIGKVYMARGLCIKPRNSFGITKDSAPPSSLHYDRWLGPATWRPYNEKKGHYNWHWFWDTGNGDTGNQGPHQFDIARWGLNKNEHPVSIYSTGGFYGVDPEECAQETPNTQNSIFKYKDGTMLEFETRGRYSNEESSLGIRIGNIFYGTEGWLEIDGGKWKAYREREKEPFAGSKTKAESNKDISLTGPSNTAHFSNFIDAIRSGKNEDLHCDINEGFFSTVLPLTANISYRLQRELKFMGANMDREIVVNDDEANALLTRSYRPPYVIPDVV encoded by the coding sequence ATGGCAAAAAGACGTGATTTTATTAAGAAAAGTGCGATAGGTGCTGCTGGTATAGCCATTGGAGGCATGGGATTCAGTGCAAAGTCGTATGCTTCAATTATCGGTGCCAACGACCGTATTACAATGGCCGTTATTGGGATCAGGGGAAGAGGAACATCACATATTGAGGCATGGTGCAAGCTGAAAGACAGCCACAACATTCGGCTAAAAACACTTTGCGATGTGGATGAACAATTTTGGGGGCCGCGGGCACAACTGGTTGTTGATAATGGAGGAGAAAAGCCCATAACAGAATGGGATATGCACAAAGTATTGGCCGATCCGGACATAGACGCAGTATCGTTTGCAACGCCAAACCACTGGCATGCATTGGGCACAGTCCTGGCCTGTCAGGCAGGGAAACATGTTTATGTGGAAAAACCGGCTTCCCACAATGTATGGGAAGGAAGGAAAATGATTGAAGCGGCCCGCAAATATAACAGACGTGTCCAGGTAGGATTTCAAAACCGTTCGAAAGCCAGGGTAATGGAGGCCATTCAGTTTCTCCACGACGGGGGTATCGGCAAAGTTTACATGGCCCGCGGACTGTGTATCAAACCGAGAAATTCATTTGGAATTACGAAAGACAGCGCTCCCCCATCCTCTTTACATTACGACCGATGGCTGGGACCGGCAACATGGCGGCCATACAATGAAAAGAAAGGGCATTACAACTGGCACTGGTTCTGGGATACCGGAAACGGCGATACCGGAAACCAGGGGCCACACCAATTCGATATAGCTCGTTGGGGGCTTAACAAAAATGAACACCCGGTTTCTATCTATTCCACAGGTGGCTTTTATGGAGTTGATCCGGAAGAATGTGCTCAGGAAACCCCGAATACCCAAAATTCTATATTTAAATACAAAGACGGGACAATGCTTGAATTTGAAACACGGGGCCGATATTCTAACGAAGAATCCAGCCTTGGCATTCGTATTGGAAACATTTTTTATGGAACAGAGGGGTGGCTTGAAATCGACGGTGGAAAATGGAAGGCTTACCGGGAGAGGGAAAAAGAACCGTTTGCCGGCTCAAAAACCAAAGCGGAAAGCAATAAAGACATTTCCCTTACCGGCCCGAGCAACACTGCCCATTTTTCAAATTTTATTGATGCTATCCGTTCGGGAAAGAACGAAGATCTGCATTGCGACATCAATGAGGGATTCTTTTCAACAGTATTGCCTTTGACTGCCAATATTTCCTATCGTCTTCAACGTGAATTAAAATTTATGGGAGCAAATATGGACCGGGAAATAGTTGTCAATGATGATGAAGCAAATGCATTGCTTACACGGTCTTACCGTCCGCCGTATGTGATCCCTGACGTGGTCTGA
- a CDS encoding DUF6807 family protein, with protein MKILKLLLVGFFLSIGMVFATKPEKVEFKNQPQNKKVEVYIGGKFFTSYIYPDDMKKQTLYPIYSASGKIITRGYPRNPRPYERADHPHHVGLWFNFGNVNRLDFWNNSFAAKPKKKKKYGSIKFKKIVSENQKKGKLVTLADWVDNEGNVLLNEETTYLFSGKGNLRTIERITKLKAVKKVTFNQSKEGIIGMRLDRAFEGPSEKPEIFLDASGNITEVPVINNETASGVYHNADGITGNDVWGKRSPWVALRANKDGEVITIVLMDYKQNINYPAWSHARGYGLFAANNLGGQKFDKDADLVEVVLETGEQIVFKHKVIIGGKLTDDEINAMANKF; from the coding sequence ATGAAGATTTTGAAATTATTATTAGTTGGATTTTTTTTATCCATTGGTATGGTATTCGCTACCAAACCGGAGAAAGTGGAGTTTAAAAACCAACCACAAAATAAAAAGGTTGAGGTGTACATAGGGGGTAAATTTTTTACCTCCTACATCTATCCCGACGACATGAAAAAACAAACACTTTATCCCATTTATTCAGCTTCGGGAAAAATTATTACCCGAGGATATCCTCGGAATCCCCGGCCATATGAACGTGCCGACCATCCCCATCATGTGGGTTTGTGGTTTAATTTTGGGAATGTTAATCGTCTTGACTTTTGGAACAATTCGTTTGCTGCTAAACCAAAGAAAAAAAAGAAGTATGGTTCTATTAAATTCAAGAAAATTGTTTCTGAAAATCAAAAAAAAGGAAAATTGGTCACTCTTGCCGACTGGGTGGATAACGAGGGAAATGTATTGCTGAATGAAGAAACAACCTATCTTTTTAGTGGAAAAGGAAATTTACGAACCATTGAACGTATCACGAAACTCAAAGCTGTAAAAAAAGTCACATTTAACCAATCGAAGGAAGGTATAATAGGGATGAGACTTGACCGCGCCTTTGAAGGCCCATCGGAGAAACCTGAAATATTTTTAGATGCCAGTGGAAACATTACAGAAGTACCAGTAATAAATAATGAAACGGCAAGTGGAGTTTATCATAATGCTGATGGGATTACAGGTAACGATGTATGGGGAAAACGAAGCCCATGGGTTGCATTACGAGCCAATAAAGATGGCGAAGTTATTACCATTGTTCTTATGGATTACAAGCAGAATATAAACTACCCGGCGTGGTCGCATGCCCGAGGTTACGGATTATTTGCCGCCAATAATCTGGGAGGTCAAAAATTCGACAAAGATGCAGATTTGGTAGAAGTAGTTCTGGAAACTGGCGAACAGATTGTTTTTAAACACAAAGTTATAATTGGCGGTAAACTCACTGATGATGAGATTAATGCAATGGCCAATAAATTCTAA